One genomic segment of Panicum virgatum strain AP13 chromosome 2N, P.virgatum_v5, whole genome shotgun sequence includes these proteins:
- the LOC120658231 gene encoding disease resistance protein RPP13-like, producing MADAGVTGVVAKLGELAAAEATALLRVDAEIRVLRRKLAYLQALVRGADRQRRGRASELLLLWLRETREVAFEVEDAVDEFHLRVEAFHLRRRRASWWGWGWHRDAVCLVQGLVTQIFVRHGLSNQISKINERIDELNQNKETYQIESSPSEIWSSSSVEADPDWYEDKYVMGSRQDEFETLKNRIMNKEGNISHRAVISILGERGIGKTTLAKKLYNDPDIVKHFEVHAWVCLPPHIRFRDYIEIIYMQVNSQIPEAPGDDDIIDKELRLLQNLQNRTYLVVLDGLISISDWNSLFDVLPDTNGSRILLTTHLNVKEINHIDPQIAPMELPYLDMKHGEQLFCQRVFGAKEPPQIYWSKNYYEKVHIISTGLPLAISVLAGVLRSKVIPMEWDDVFEQLESNGQPKPVRSIWSLAFDDLPHYLKSCFLYFASVSENVILYPDRLVRLWIAEGFVVPKKAETLEDIGFDYLKELVSRGLVQVMEKDARGCIKLVSIHNLLHSFMESEAQDSSFLEIHHHANIANPNAVRRLAIQNYVDAYVYIPDVFPKLRSLLCDFAEDQRSSSSFGELQPHSLWGNLAELCSRACIISENVGSNTLHGLHFLQGSRFLRVIDLNGLKMQKLPDEIGSIIHLRYLGIRNSNLEELPSSIYKLDNLQTLDVRRTNVGKTVDEFWEIEALRHVLAEKMFLPNCSVSLKNLMTLSGVVPSDLWDEKKCPLNNMIHLRSLSLSGISVRHTTALSAALRKMEFLAYLNLSGEVLPSNIFTTTSMRRLQVLIMYGKLEGINDLPGDRYVLPNLTVLHLNKLELSQQFVDKFALLPCLAEMELSVVSFCETTMFFHDGFPSLTKLKFKEVSTIQELVIGKGAMPMLSILALYDCDSLNTLKVLNGLEHLQEVAIYNMPGIIDNIKLEDEKLFNKIKRLTTPIMVTDRGVVPGHFVRRAGIPHEQRITVASESCFSSMEDVGPGAWIKSSSE from the exons ATGGCGGACGCGGGGGTGACGGGGGTGGTGGCGAAGCTGggcgagctggcggcggcggaggcgacggcgctGCTGCGCGTCGACGCCGAGATCCGGGTGCTGCGCCGGAAGCTAGCCTACCTGCAGGCGCTCGTCCGCGGGGCCGACCgccagcgccgcggccgcgccagcGAGCTGCTCCTGCTCTGGCTGCGCGAGACCAGGGAGGTCGCCTTCGAGGTCGAGGACGCCGTCGACGAGTTCCACCTCCGCGTCGAGGccttccacctccgccgccgccgggccagcTGGTGGGGCTGGGGCTGGCACCGCGACGCCGTCTGCCTCGTCCAGGGCCTCGTCACGCAG ATTTTTGTACGTCATGGGCTGTCAAATCAGATATCTAAGATCAATGAAAGGATCGATGAACTTAATCAGAACAAGGAAACATATCAAATTGAAAGTTCTCCTTCTGAAATTTGGAGTTCATCATCAGTTGAAGCCGATCCAGATTG GTACGAGGATAAATATGTTATGGGCTCTAGACAAGATGAATTTGAGACCCTCAAGAACCGTATCATGAACAAAGAGGGAAACATTTCTCACCGGGCTGTCATCTCAATTTTGGGGGAGCGTGGCATTGGAAAGACCACACTTGCAAAAAAGTTGTACAACGACCCAGATATCGTGAAACACTTTGAGGTGCATGCATGGGTATGCCTTCCTCCACATATCAGGTTCAGGGACTATATAGAGATTATATACATGCAGGTCAACTCACAGATACCAGAAGCTCCTGGTGACGATGATATCATCGATAAGGAACTCAGGCTTTTGCAGAACCTTCAGAACAGAACATACCTAGTTGTTCTTGATGGTTTAATTAGCATTAGCGACTGGAATTCGTTGTTTGACGTGCTGCCAGATACCAATGGCAGCCGGATCTTACTCACCACACATCTCAACGTGAAGGAAATCAATCACATTGATCCACAGATAGCTCCCATGGAGCTTCCTTATCTTGACATGAAACACGGAGAACAGCTGTTTTGTCAACGAGTTTTTGGTGCAAAAGAACCTCCGCAAATTTATTGGAGCAAGAATTACTATGAAAAAGTTCACATTATATCAACAGGTCTACCTCTGGCCATTTCAGTGCTTGCAGGAGTATTACGATCAAAAGTTATTCCCATGGAGTGGGATGATGTCTTTGAACAACTCGAGTCCAATGGCCAGCCAAAACCAGTTAGAAGCATATGGTCTTTGGCTTTTGACGACTTGCCACACTACCTTAAGTCATGTTTCCTCTACTTTGCATCCGTGTCAGAAAATGTTATTCTTTACCCAGATCGTCTGGTGCGTCTGTGGATTGCTGAGGGTTTTGTAGTGCCAAAGAAGGCAGAAACTCTGGAGGATATTGGGTTTGACTATCTAAAAGAGCTGGTCTCAAGAGGGTTAGTCCAGGTCATGGAGAAGGATGCTAGAGGATGCATCAAGTTGGTATCCATCCACAATCTGCTCCATTCCTTTATGGAATCTGAAGCACAGGACTCTAGTTTCCTTGAAATCCACCATCATGCTAATATTGCAAATCCCAACGCAGTCCGGCGCCTTGCTATACAAAACTATGTGGATGCATATGTCTACATTCCTGATGTGTTCCCCAAGCTGCGCTCTCTTCTCTGCGATTTTGCAGAAGACCAACGCAGCAGctcaagctttggagagctGCAACCTCATTCTTTATGGGGCAACCTTGCGGAGTTGTGCTCGAGAGCCTGTATCATTTCAGAAAATGTTGGCTCAAACACATTACATGGACTCCACTTCTTGCAGGGCTCCAGATTCCTCCGAGTCATCGACCTGAATGGTCTTAAGATGCAAAAGCTGCCAGATGAGATTGGAAGCATAATCCACTTGAGGTACCTTGGCATTAGGAACAGCAACTTGGAGGAGCTCCCCTCATCTATTTATAAGCTTGACAATCTGCAGACATTGGACGTAAGGAGAACAAATGTGGGGAAAACTGTAGATGAATTTTGGGAAATTGAAGCGCTACGGCATGTCCTTGCTGAGAAAATGTTTTTGCCTAATTGTTCGGTTTCCTTGAAAAATTTGATGACACTCAGTGGTGTGGTGCCTTCTGATTTGTGGGATGAGAAGAAGTGCCCCTTGAACAATATGATCCATCTTCGATCACTGTCTTTGTCTGGCATTTCAGTACGCCATACTACCGCACTTTCAGCTGCTCTAAGGAAAATGGAATTTCTTGCATACCTAAATTTATCAGGTGAAGTCCTTCCATCTAACATTTTCACTACCACAAGCATGCGTCGTCTCCAGGTCCTCATCATGTATGGTAAGCTTGAAGGAATTAATGATTTGCCGGGTGACCGCTATGTCCTACCAAACCTCACCGTTCTCCATTTGAATAAATTAGAACTGTCACAGCAATTTGTGGATAAATTTGCTCTATTGCCATGCCTTGCTGAGATGGAGCTCTCAGTTGTTTCATTCTGTGAGACAACAATGTTCTTCCATGACGGGTTCCCGAGCCTCACAAAACTGAAGTTTAAAGAAGTTTCTACCATACAGGAATTAGTGATAGGCAAAGGAGCAATGCCAATGCTTTCCATCTTAGCCTTGTATGATTGTGATAGCTTGAATACCCTTAAAGTCTTGAATGGATTGGAACACCTCCAAGAAGTGGCAATCTACAATATGCCAGGGATTATCGATAATATAAAGCTTGAGGATGAGAAGcttttcaacaagatcaaacgTTTGACTACCCCCATAATGGTAACAGACCGGGGAGTTGTTCCGGGTCATTTTGTCAGAAGGGCGGGTATACCGCATGAACAACGCATCACAGTGGCTTCTGAATCATGTTTCAGTAGCATGGAGGATGTTGGTCCTGGTGCATGGATTAAGTCATCCTCGGAGTAG